From Mercenaria mercenaria strain notata chromosome 17, MADL_Memer_1, whole genome shotgun sequence, the proteins below share one genomic window:
- the LOC128550268 gene encoding uncharacterized protein LOC128550268: protein MAVSGRKMSDFQGSKTLGSAEDFDHSCQPCLIIGQHVAAHGFCVECQEYLCKTCFECHKRTKASRNHELLDKDNVGKHVITNKGSEECTEKCSVHKKENIKFFCPTHKALGCNDCIILDHRTCEIEYIPDKCAGIGDSEEYRDIMKNLSEKMKDAEDIMKKAEVRDKEIDKCHAGIIKEILNFRKEINECLDQLQQKIQKDADKKKSNDKIIIQMVLDECANVSSDIKKLQSSLQVDRSLGQNGQLYITMKRAESKLKSDVVQKAGENLAKTDMQYTFERNADVESMLSKHSVFGKLNFSTSFVTSTKKKHIKTLTHKEDINVRTKSDSSLYNCCIIGCAILPSNKLVLGDCNESKLKVVDRQSKTLIEEKHLDNKPSDIAVLSQNLIAVTVTGNEEILIMKTAGKLTTVRKIPLYADFCGITYRQDHLYAVCRNPKRILVMDIQGNVENTISLNNDIFCAPRYIVVSKDSRHIYISDFKNDHIVSITLQGDVSAVYNHENISEPQGMVMLDDGSLLVCCYNSTIHHISGDLKQGQIVIDGLSYPQSICYSHHHDEVYIGCWGDQLKVFGMK from the coding sequence ATGGCAGTGTCAGGACGTAAAATGTCAGATTTTCAAGGCTCAAAAACACTAGGATCAGCAGAGGACTTTGACCACAGTTGTCAGCCTTGTCTTATCATTGGTCAGCATGTAGCAGCTCACGGATTTTGTGTGGAATGCCAGGaatatctatgtaaaacttgcttTGAATGTCACAAGAGGACAAAAGCCTCACGGAATCACGAACTTCTTGATAAAGACAACGTTGGTAAACATGTCATTACCAATAAAGGTTCTGaggaatgtacagaaaaatgTTCTGtgcataaaaaggaaaatatcaaatttttctgTCCAACACACAAGGCTCTTGGCTGCAATGACTGTATCATCTTGGATCATCGGACATGTGAGATTGAGTACATACCCGATAAATGTGCAGGTATAGGGGACAGTGAGGAATACAGGGATATCATGAAGAATCTGAGCGAGAAAATGAAAGACGCAGAGGATATCATGAAGAAAGCTGAAGTAAGAGATAAAGAAATAGATAAATGCCATGCTGGTATTATCAAGGAAATCCTCAACTTCAGGAAGGAAATAAATGAGTGCCTTGATCAACTGCAACAAAAAATTCAGAAAGATGCTGACAAAAAGAAATCCAACGATAAAATAATAATTCAGATGGTACTTGATGAATGTGCAAATGTCtcttctgatatcaagaaattacAGTCAAGTTTACAGGTTGACAGGTCGTTAGGACAGAACGGGCAGCTTTACATCACCATGAAACGTGCTGAGTCTAAACTGAAGTCAGATGTAGTGCAGAAGGCAGGCGAAAATTTAGCGAAGACAGACATGCAATACACATTTGAACGGAATGCTGATGTTGAAAGTATGTTGTCCAAACATAGTGTTTTTGGGAAGTTAAACTTCAGTACTAGCTTCGTCACGTCGACAAAGAAGAAACACATTAAAACTCTAACACACAAAGAAGATATAAATGTAAGAACAAAGTCAGATTCCAGTTTGTATAACTGCTGTATCATAGGATGTGCCATCTTACCTTCTAACAAACTTGTACTGGGTGATTGCAATGAAAGCAAGCTAAAAGTTGTAGACAGACAGAGTAAAACTTTGATAGAAGAGAAACATCTTGACAACAAACCATCGGACATTGCTGTTTTGTCCCAGAACCTGATTGCAGTAACAGTAACAGGAAACGAAGAAATTCTTATAATGAAAACAGCTGGTAAACTGACAACTGTTCGCAAGATTCCACTTTATGCTGATTTCTGTGGTATAACTTATCGTCAAGATCATCTCTATGCTGTTTGCCGCAATCCTAAAAGAATACTGGTAATGGATATACAAGGTAATGTCGAGAACACAATCTCCCTgaataatgatatattttgtgCCCCACGCTATATTGTGGTAAGTAAGGATTCCAGACATATCTATATCAGTGACTTTAAAAACGACCATATAGTCAGTATAACATTACAAGGTGATGTATCAGCTGTATACAATCACGAGAATATTAGTGAACCACAGGGAATGGTGATGTTAGATGATGGATCATTGCTGGTGTGCTGCTACAATAGCACGATTCATCATATATCAGGAGACTTGAAGCAAGGTCAGATAGTGATAGATGGTCTATCATACCCACAGTCTATATGCTACAGTCATCATCATGATGAAGTCTATATTGGCTGCTGGGGTGATCAGCTGAAAGTGTTTGGTATGAAATGA